The proteins below are encoded in one region of Syngnathus acus chromosome 2, fSynAcu1.2, whole genome shotgun sequence:
- the LOC119119749 gene encoding splicing factor U2AF 35 kDa subunit-like, whose translation MAEYLASIFGTEKDKVNCSFYFKIGACRHGDRCSRLHNKPTFSQTILIQNIYRNPQNSAQTADASRCAVSDVEMQEHYDEFFEEVFTEMEEKYGEVEEMNICDNLGDHLVGNVYVKFRREEDAEKAVLDLNNRWFNAQPVHAELSPVTDFREACCRQYEMGECTRGGFCNFMHLKPISRELRRELYGRRRKRQRSRSRDRRSRSKDRRRDRERRRSRDRERSGRF comes from the exons GGTCAATTGTTCCTTCTATTTTAAAATTGGAGCTTGCAGACATGGAGACCGCTGCTCGAGATTGCACAACAAACCCACTTTCAGCCAG ACTATTTTGATACAAAACATCTACCGGAACCCTCAGAACAGCGCACAGACGGCCGACGCGTCGCGCT GCGCCGTCAGTGATGTGGAAATGCAGGAGCACTATGACGAGTTCTTTGAG GAGGTCTTCACGGAGATGGAGGAAAAGTACGGGGAAGTAGAAGAGATGAACATTTGCGACAACTTGGGCGACCATCTTGTTGGCAACGTCTACGTCAAG TTCCGTCGCGAAGAGGATGCGGAAAAAGCTGTCCTGGACTTGAACAACCGCTGGTTCAACGCCCAGCCCGTCCACGCTGAGCTCTCCCCTGTCACTGACTTCAGGGAAGCTTGCTGCCGCCAATACGAAATGGG AGAGTGCACCCGAGGTGGCTTCTGCAACTTCATGCACCTGAAACCTATATCGAGGGAACTTCGGCGAGAGTTGTACGGACGTCGTAGAAAAAG GCAACGCTCGCGTTCCCGGGACAGACGCTCCCGTTCGAAGGATCGGCGGCGGGACCGTGAAAGACGGCGGTCGAGAGACAGAGAACGCTCAGGAAGGTTCTGA